Proteins found in one Streptomyces sp. CB09001 genomic segment:
- a CDS encoding ABC transporter permease, with translation MTTPAATAAPAPALTPAPTRPLSLSRTTATATRVLRQLSHDPRTIALLMLIPCVMLFLLRYVFDGSPRTFDNIGASLLGIFPLITMFLVTSIATLRERTSGTLERLLAMPLGKGDLIAGYALAFGALAIVQSALATGLAVWFLGLDVTGSPWLLLLVALLDALLGTALGLFVSAFAASEFQAVQFMPAVIFPQLLLCGLFTPRDNMHPALEAVSDVLPMSYAVDGMNEVLRHTDMTATFVRDALIVAGCALLVLALGAATLKRRTA, from the coding sequence ATGACCACGCCCGCAGCCACCGCGGCCCCCGCACCCGCCCTCACCCCGGCCCCCACCCGCCCCCTGAGCCTCTCCCGCACCACAGCCACCGCGACCCGCGTCCTGCGTCAACTGAGCCACGACCCCCGCACCATCGCGCTCCTGATGCTGATCCCCTGCGTGATGCTCTTCCTGCTGCGCTACGTCTTCGACGGCAGCCCGCGCACCTTCGACAACATCGGCGCCTCACTCCTCGGCATCTTCCCGCTGATCACGATGTTCCTGGTCACGTCCATCGCGACGCTGCGCGAGCGCACCTCGGGCACCCTCGAACGCCTCCTCGCCATGCCCCTCGGCAAAGGCGACCTCATCGCGGGATACGCCCTCGCCTTCGGCGCCCTAGCCATCGTCCAGTCGGCCCTCGCCACCGGCCTGGCGGTCTGGTTCCTGGGCCTGGACGTGACGGGCAGCCCCTGGCTCCTCCTCCTGGTCGCCCTGCTCGACGCCCTCCTGGGCACCGCACTCGGCCTCTTCGTCTCGGCCTTCGCGGCCTCGGAATTCCAGGCGGTCCAGTTCATGCCGGCCGTGATCTTCCCCCAACTCCTCCTCTGCGGCCTCTTCACCCCGCGCGACAACATGCACCCGGCCCTGGAGGCCGTCTCCGACGTCCTGCCGATGTCGTACGCCGTCGACGGCATGAACGAGGTCCTGCGCCACACCGACATGACCGCCACCTTCGTCCGCGACGCCCTGATCGTCGCCGGCTGCGCCCTCCTGGTCCTCGCTCTGGGAGCAGCAACCCTGAAACGCCGAACGGCATAG
- a CDS encoding ABC transporter ATP-binding protein, with translation MMNYSTEHSSQPPEGQGGDPAPPAVHAEELTVVRGPRTVLRGLGFTVPRGRITGLLGPSGCGKSTLMRAIVGTQAKVTGTLDVLGRPAGHPALRTRIGYVTQAPSVFDDLTVRQNLDYFAEILDPGHAASDRRREDVTRVIADVDLTTHADALAGNLSGGQRSRVSLAVALLGAPELLVLDEPTVGLDPVLRRDLWTLFHSIAADRGATLLVSSHVMDEAERCHRLLLMREGEVLADDTPDALRTRTGSETVEEAFLHLVDEAKANAAARTKETTR, from the coding sequence ATGATGAATTACTCGACGGAGCACTCCTCCCAGCCGCCCGAAGGGCAAGGCGGCGACCCCGCACCACCCGCCGTCCACGCCGAAGAACTCACCGTCGTCCGCGGCCCCCGCACCGTCCTGCGAGGTCTCGGCTTCACCGTCCCGCGCGGCCGGATCACCGGTCTCCTCGGCCCCTCCGGCTGCGGCAAGTCGACGCTGATGCGGGCGATCGTCGGCACCCAGGCCAAGGTCACCGGCACCCTGGACGTCCTCGGCCGCCCGGCCGGCCACCCCGCCCTGCGCACCCGCATCGGCTACGTCACCCAGGCCCCGTCGGTCTTCGACGACCTGACCGTCCGCCAGAACCTGGACTACTTCGCCGAGATCCTCGACCCCGGCCACGCGGCCTCCGACCGCCGCCGCGAGGACGTCACCCGGGTCATCGCCGACGTCGACCTCACCACCCACGCCGACGCCCTGGCCGGCAACCTGTCCGGCGGCCAGCGCAGCCGGGTCTCGCTCGCCGTGGCCCTCCTGGGCGCCCCCGAACTCCTCGTCCTCGACGAACCGACGGTCGGCCTCGACCCGGTACTCCGCCGCGACCTGTGGACCCTCTTCCACTCCATCGCCGCCGACCGCGGCGCCACCCTCCTCGTCTCCTCCCACGTCATGGACGAGGCAGAGCGCTGCCACCGGCTGCTCCTGATGCGCGAGGGCGAGGTCCTCGCCGACGACACCCCCGACGCCCTCCGCACGCGTACCGGCTCCGAGACGGTCGAGGAAGCCTTCCTCCACCTGGTCGACGAGGCGAAGGCCAACGCGGCGGCCCGCACGAAGGAGACCACCCGATGA
- a CDS encoding class I SAM-dependent methyltransferase: MTTPPRAGHSARARSFNAAAAQYAANRPSYPPALFDALEELTGRPLKGSRVVDVGAGTGLATARLHERGADVIAVEPGAGMATEFRRTLPGVPVVRGNGNALPLADRSADLLTYAQAWHWTDPALAVPEALRVLRPGGALALWWNTDAHDVPWIAESSRRIDRHFADLNLPAEKRNLDARFADPTGNLDFVHHEIRWSRRVPLDTHLANLGSHSVFLTDTEERATAFFTEERRHLLAAFPDGLVEETYDIHLLLAPTPTT, from the coding sequence ATGACGACACCTCCGCGGGCCGGCCACAGCGCCCGGGCCCGTTCCTTCAACGCGGCCGCGGCCCAGTACGCCGCCAACCGCCCGTCCTACCCGCCCGCCCTCTTCGACGCGCTGGAGGAGCTGACCGGCCGCCCCCTCAAGGGCTCCCGCGTCGTCGACGTCGGCGCCGGTACGGGCCTGGCCACCGCCCGCCTGCACGAACGCGGCGCCGACGTCATCGCCGTGGAACCCGGCGCCGGCATGGCCACCGAGTTCCGCCGTACTCTCCCCGGCGTCCCCGTGGTCCGCGGCAACGGCAACGCCCTTCCCCTCGCCGACCGCAGCGCCGACCTCCTCACCTACGCCCAGGCGTGGCACTGGACCGACCCGGCCCTGGCGGTTCCGGAGGCGCTGCGCGTGCTGCGTCCGGGCGGCGCGCTGGCGCTGTGGTGGAACACCGACGCCCACGACGTGCCGTGGATCGCGGAGTCGTCGCGGCGCATCGACCGGCACTTCGCGGACCTGAACCTCCCCGCCGAGAAACGCAACCTCGACGCCCGCTTCGCCGACCCCACCGGGAACCTGGACTTCGTCCACCACGAGATCCGCTGGAGCCGCCGCGTCCCCCTCGACACCCACCTGGCCAACCTCGGCAGCCACTCGGTCTTCCTGACCGACACCGAGGAACGCGCCACGGCCTTCTTCACCGAGGAGCGCCGCCACCTGCTGGCCGCCTTCCCCGACGGCCTGGTCGAGGAGACATACGACATCCACCTCCTCCTCGCCCCGACCCCAACAACCTGA
- a CDS encoding EamA/RhaT family transporter, producing MSAENGKNGSPDTPAGPRPEPLRFYGTTWVHHDDGYAARRAGLAVGSLALAAAACFVLRVAYQGLQIADIGSFVSLLMIVMFAICSALAFRHTWSGFTSRPDPDRQASMRGLLAIGFVGSLLAYFFRTFTEAPGEKLHRAEYDRAREEYEKRTTRRSGNPMKKRRRK from the coding sequence GTGAGCGCAGAGAACGGCAAGAACGGCAGCCCGGACACCCCCGCGGGCCCCCGCCCCGAACCCCTCCGGTTCTACGGCACGACCTGGGTGCACCACGACGACGGCTACGCCGCCCGCCGGGCGGGCCTCGCCGTGGGCTCCCTGGCCCTGGCGGCCGCCGCCTGCTTCGTGCTCCGCGTCGCCTACCAGGGCCTGCAGATCGCCGACATCGGCAGCTTCGTCTCGCTGCTGATGATCGTGATGTTCGCGATCTGCAGCGCCCTGGCCTTCCGCCACACCTGGTCCGGCTTCACCAGCCGCCCCGACCCCGACCGCCAGGCCTCCATGCGCGGCCTGCTCGCCATCGGCTTCGTCGGCTCCCTCCTCGCGTACTTCTTCCGCACCTTCACCGAGGCGCCGGGCGAGAAACTGCACCGCGCGGAGTACGACAGGGCCCGCGAGGAGTACGAGAAGCGCACCACCCGCCGCTCGGGCAACCCGATGAAGAAGCGCCGCCGAAAGTAG
- a CDS encoding DUF4232 domain-containing protein produces MRVRKLTIAAMALAAGLSLTACQNDDDGTDQSTAPPAASTAASSDGGSGSAGSDSAAESSNGTGGSGGTGGTGEDGKAAKCTTDELEITAIDATVGGDTEGTVAVDLKNGGGRDCSLAGYAGVDLKTDSGTVSAERTGEPAPSAVLKDGERTTFGITYPVNDSGGSGVRITGLVVTPPNETKSVTLDWPGGASLPVTDGSGTPVRVGPLGSAGQGG; encoded by the coding sequence ATGCGCGTTCGCAAGCTGACCATCGCCGCCATGGCCCTCGCCGCCGGTCTCTCACTCACGGCCTGCCAGAACGACGACGACGGCACGGACCAGAGCACCGCTCCGCCGGCCGCCTCCACCGCGGCGTCCTCGGACGGCGGCTCGGGATCGGCGGGCTCGGACTCCGCGGCGGAGTCCTCCAACGGGACCGGCGGCAGCGGGGGGACCGGCGGCACCGGCGAGGACGGCAAGGCCGCCAAGTGCACCACCGACGAGTTGGAGATCACGGCGATCGACGCCACCGTCGGCGGCGACACCGAGGGGACCGTCGCGGTCGACCTGAAGAACGGCGGCGGCCGGGACTGCTCCCTCGCGGGCTACGCGGGCGTCGACCTGAAGACGGACTCCGGCACCGTGTCCGCCGAGCGCACGGGCGAGCCGGCCCCGTCGGCCGTCCTCAAGGACGGGGAGCGGACCACCTTCGGCATCACCTACCCGGTCAACGACTCGGGCGGCTCCGGCGTCCGCATCACCGGCCTGGTGGTGACCCCGCCCAACGAGACGAAGTCGGTCACCCTCGACTGGCCGGGCGGTGCCTCGCTGCCCGTCACGGACGGCTCCGGCACCCCGGTGCGGGTCGGCCCGCTCGGCAGCGCCGGCCAGGGCGGCTGA
- a CDS encoding SH3 domain-containing protein — MSVDQVRNIGGGGEGEETEGEGVVAAAARRSYPVAPGYRLNVRSGPGTNYSVVRVLAEGSSVAINCQRTGQWVSGPYGTSNIWDSIGSGQYVSDAYILTGSDGWVAPRC, encoded by the coding sequence ATGTCTGTCGACCAGGTACGGAACATCGGCGGCGGGGGAGAGGGAGAAGAGACAGAGGGCGAGGGAGTCGTCGCGGCGGCGGCCCGGCGCTCCTACCCGGTCGCGCCGGGCTACCGCCTGAACGTGCGCAGCGGCCCGGGCACCAACTACTCCGTGGTGCGGGTCCTGGCCGAGGGCTCCAGCGTCGCGATCAACTGCCAGCGCACGGGGCAGTGGGTCTCCGGCCCCTACGGCACCTCGAACATCTGGGACAGCATCGGCAGCGGTCAGTACGTCTCCGACGCGTACATCCTCACCGGCAGCGACGGTTGGGTGGCCCCGCGCTGCTGA
- a CDS encoding serine/threonine-protein kinase, protein MAPQRDAGADAEAELPEYAGHYRLESRLGSGGMGVVHLARSTSGMRVAVKVVHATYARDPEFRGRFRQEVAAARRVSGAFTAPVVDADPEAGRPWMATLFIPGPTLSEQVKRNGPMDEPQLRRLMAGLAEALRDIHRVGVVHRDLKPSNVLLAEDGPKVIDFGISRPKDSELRTETGKLIGTPPYMAPEQFRRPREVGPAADVFTLGSLMVHAATGRGPFDSDSPYVVAYQVVHDEPELTGVPDSLAPLVLRCLAKEPEDRPTPDELMRELRSVAAAYDTQVFIPAPRTERAASPGDAGEEPAPQSSAEPSGRVLRSGRSGRVLRSGRVVRSGRVVRRLGKRSALVAGAVGVALIGSLVAVQALGGSEPARTPTAQSAPGGFGAWEAVPAAKGYGMPQCSYAARRLLCARPGVVFALDPADGSTLWRHPVEETVRDEPPVVSGGLVQPEIGLLGRPLEALDPATGEPGWQEDMPAYEGLRTVGDMLLLTRADGTVTGVDSASGRTKWTHRIPGQAAPYFTSFAGERNPAAYATSQSADGLRTRVTAVDPASGDVRWDTELAGTLTPVAAADGSLFLVVDGEPGGVGNVVRHTPATGATRRVTLPIPVEHPEAGVHGDTVYLMGAGGSLVAVDMAAGKQAWRLETGVSRGSVPVSDGRHVYVTAPDGRLLGIDAREGRLLGQTRPRLGADSDTVPASLPAPLLAGGHVYAGAPDGTVFGVAGRDPGAW, encoded by the coding sequence ATGGCGCCGCAGCGGGATGCCGGAGCGGACGCGGAAGCGGAACTTCCGGAGTACGCCGGCCACTACCGGCTGGAGTCCCGCCTCGGCTCGGGCGGCATGGGCGTCGTGCACCTGGCTCGCAGCACCTCCGGGATGCGCGTCGCGGTCAAGGTCGTCCATGCGACGTATGCCAGGGACCCCGAGTTCAGGGGGCGTTTCCGGCAGGAGGTGGCGGCGGCCCGGCGGGTGAGCGGGGCCTTCACGGCGCCGGTCGTGGACGCCGATCCGGAGGCCGGGCGCCCCTGGATGGCGACGCTGTTCATCCCCGGTCCCACGCTCTCGGAACAGGTGAAGCGGAACGGGCCGATGGACGAGCCCCAGTTGCGGCGGCTGATGGCCGGACTCGCCGAGGCACTGCGCGACATCCACCGGGTCGGCGTCGTGCACCGCGACCTGAAGCCGAGCAACGTCCTGCTCGCCGAGGACGGTCCGAAGGTCATCGACTTCGGCATCTCCCGGCCAAAGGACAGCGAACTGCGCACCGAGACGGGGAAGTTGATCGGCACGCCGCCGTACATGGCGCCCGAGCAGTTCCGGCGGCCCCGGGAGGTGGGGCCCGCGGCCGACGTCTTCACCCTCGGTTCGCTGATGGTGCACGCGGCGACCGGTCGGGGGCCCTTCGACTCCGACAGCCCCTACGTCGTCGCCTACCAGGTCGTGCACGACGAGCCCGAGCTGACCGGCGTACCGGACTCGCTCGCGCCGCTGGTGCTGCGGTGTCTCGCCAAGGAGCCCGAGGACCGGCCGACGCCGGACGAGCTGATGCGGGAACTGCGGTCGGTCGCGGCGGCCTACGACACGCAGGTGTTCATACCGGCACCGCGGACGGAGCGGGCCGCCTCCCCGGGGGACGCCGGTGAGGAACCCGCCCCGCAGTCCTCCGCCGAGCCGTCCGGACGCGTCCTGCGGTCCGGGCGGTCGGGGCGGGTCCTGCGGTCCGGGCGGGTCGTACGGTCGGGGCGGGTCGTACGGCGGCTCGGGAAGCGGTCGGCGCTCGTCGCCGGGGCGGTGGGCGTCGCCCTGATCGGGAGCCTCGTGGCCGTGCAGGCGCTCGGCGGTTCCGAGCCCGCGCGCACGCCCACCGCGCAGAGTGCGCCGGGCGGGTTCGGGGCGTGGGAGGCGGTACCCGCGGCGAAGGGCTACGGGATGCCGCAGTGCTCGTACGCGGCGCGACGGCTGCTGTGCGCGCGGCCCGGCGTGGTCTTCGCCCTCGATCCGGCCGACGGGAGCACGCTGTGGCGGCACCCCGTCGAGGAGACCGTGCGGGACGAGCCGCCGGTCGTGTCGGGCGGGCTCGTGCAGCCCGAGATCGGCCTGCTGGGGCGCCCGCTGGAGGCGCTCGACCCCGCGACGGGCGAGCCGGGGTGGCAGGAGGACATGCCCGCGTACGAGGGGCTGCGTACCGTCGGCGACATGCTGCTGCTCACTCGCGCCGACGGGACGGTCACCGGCGTGGACAGCGCCTCGGGGCGGACGAAATGGACGCACCGGATCCCCGGGCAGGCGGCGCCGTACTTCACCTCGTTCGCCGGGGAGCGGAATCCCGCGGCGTACGCGACGAGCCAGAGCGCGGACGGGCTGCGGACCCGTGTCACCGCGGTGGACCCGGCGAGCGGGGACGTGCGCTGGGACACGGAGCTGGCGGGGACGCTGACGCCGGTGGCAGCGGCGGACGGGTCCCTGTTCCTCGTCGTGGACGGGGAGCCGGGGGGCGTCGGGAACGTGGTCCGCCACACGCCCGCCACCGGGGCGACCCGCCGGGTGACGCTGCCCATTCCGGTCGAGCACCCGGAGGCCGGGGTGCACGGGGACACCGTGTACCTCATGGGCGCCGGCGGGTCGCTGGTCGCCGTCGACATGGCGGCGGGGAAGCAGGCGTGGCGGCTGGAGACGGGCGTGAGCCGGGGCTCGGTGCCGGTCTCCGACGGGCGGCACGTGTACGTCACCGCGCCCGACGGGCGGCTCCTGGGCATCGACGCGCGCGAGGGCAGACTCCTCGGGCAGACCCGGCCCCGGCTCGGCGCCGACTCCGACACGGTGCCCGCGTCACTGCCCGCGCCGCTGCTCGCGGGCGGGCACGTGTACGCCGGGGCGCCCGACGGAACGGTGTTCGGAGTGGCGGGGCGGGACCCGGGGGCCTGGTAG
- the ilvD gene encoding dihydroxy-acid dehydratase has protein sequence MPELRSRTVTHGRNMAGARALMRASGVPGADIGRKPIIAVANSFTEFVPGHTHLAPVGRIVSEAVTAAGGIPREFNTIAVDDGIAMGHGGMLYSLPSRDLIADSVEYMVEAHCADALICISNCDKITPGMLNAALRLNIPTVFVSGGPMESGRATLVDGTVRTLDLVDAMSEAVNDKISDADILRIEENACPTCGSCSGMFTANSMNCLTEAIGLSLPGNGSVLATHTARKALYENAARTVLDLTRRYYEQDDDSVLPRNIATPAAFGNAMALDIAMGGSTNTILHLLAAAQEAEVSYGLAEMDALSRSVPCLAKVAPNVAKDRTYYMEDVHRAGGIPALLGELHRGGLLNEDVHSVHSPSLADWLKTWDVRGGSPSPEAVELWHAAPGCVRSAEAFSQSERWDSLDEDAEGGCIRSVEHAYSKDGGLAVLRGNLAVDGSVVKTAGVDESIWTFEGPAVVCESQEEAVQKILTQQVEEGDVVVIRYEGPKGGPGMQEMLYPTSYLKGRGLGKACALVTDGRFSGGTSGLSIGHASPEAAAGGTIALVEDGDRIRIDIPNRSIELLVDDAELTRREQALNGVYAPKNRDRKVSAALKAYAAMATSADKGAVRDVSKLG, from the coding sequence ATGCCCGAACTGAGGTCCCGCACAGTCACCCACGGCCGCAACATGGCGGGCGCCCGCGCCCTTATGCGTGCCTCCGGTGTACCCGGCGCGGACATCGGGCGGAAGCCGATCATCGCCGTCGCCAACAGCTTCACGGAGTTCGTGCCGGGCCACACGCACCTGGCACCGGTCGGCCGGATCGTCAGCGAGGCGGTCACCGCGGCCGGCGGCATCCCGCGCGAGTTCAACACGATCGCCGTCGACGACGGCATCGCGATGGGCCACGGCGGCATGCTCTACAGCCTCCCCTCCCGCGACCTGATCGCGGACAGCGTGGAGTACATGGTCGAGGCCCACTGCGCCGACGCCCTGATCTGCATCTCCAACTGCGACAAGATCACCCCGGGCATGCTCAACGCGGCGCTCCGCCTGAACATCCCGACGGTCTTCGTCTCCGGCGGCCCGATGGAGTCCGGCCGCGCCACCCTGGTCGACGGCACGGTCCGCACCCTGGACCTGGTCGACGCGATGTCGGAGGCGGTCAACGACAAGATCTCCGACGCGGACATCCTCCGCATCGAGGAGAACGCCTGTCCGACCTGCGGCTCCTGCTCCGGCATGTTCACCGCCAACTCGATGAACTGCCTGACCGAGGCCATCGGCCTCTCCCTCCCCGGCAACGGCTCGGTCCTGGCCACCCACACCGCCCGCAAGGCGCTCTACGAGAACGCCGCCCGCACGGTCCTGGACCTGACCCGCCGCTACTACGAGCAGGACGACGACTCGGTCCTGCCCCGCAACATCGCCACCCCCGCCGCCTTCGGCAACGCCATGGCGCTGGACATCGCCATGGGCGGCTCCACCAACACGATCCTGCACCTGCTGGCCGCCGCCCAGGAGGCCGAGGTCTCCTACGGCCTCGCCGAGATGGACGCCCTCTCCCGCAGCGTCCCGTGCCTCGCCAAGGTCGCGCCGAACGTCGCCAAGGACCGCACGTACTACATGGAGGACGTGCACCGCGCCGGCGGCATCCCCGCCCTCCTCGGCGAACTGCACCGCGGCGGCCTGCTCAACGAGGACGTGCACTCCGTGCACAGCCCGTCCCTGGCCGACTGGCTGAAGACCTGGGACGTGCGCGGCGGCTCCCCCTCCCCGGAGGCGGTCGAGCTGTGGCACGCGGCCCCCGGCTGCGTCCGCTCCGCCGAGGCCTTCTCCCAGTCCGAGCGCTGGGACTCCCTGGACGAGGACGCCGAGGGCGGCTGCATCCGCTCCGTCGAGCACGCCTACTCCAAGGACGGCGGCCTCGCGGTCCTGCGCGGCAACCTCGCCGTGGACGGCAGCGTGGTGAAGACGGCCGGCGTCGACGAGTCCATCTGGACCTTCGAGGGCCCGGCGGTCGTCTGCGAGTCGCAGGAGGAGGCCGTCCAGAAGATCCTCACCCAGCAGGTCGAGGAGGGCGACGTCGTCGTCATCCGCTACGAGGGCCCCAAGGGCGGCCCCGGCATGCAGGAGATGCTCTACCCCACCTCGTACCTGAAGGGCCGCGGCCTCGGAAAGGCCTGTGCCCTGGTCACCGACGGCCGCTTCTCCGGCGGCACCTCGGGCCTGTCCATCGGCCACGCCTCCCCGGAGGCGGCGGCCGGCGGCACCATCGCGCTGGTCGAGGACGGCGACCGCATCCGCATCGACATCCCGAACCGCTCGATCGAGCTGCTGGTGGACGACGCCGAGCTGACCCGCCGCGAGCAGGCACTGAACGGCGTGTACGCCCCGAAGAACCGGGACCGCAAGGTCTCCGCGGCCCTCAAGGCGTACGCCGCGATGGCCACCAGCGCGGACAAGGGCGCGGTGCGCGACGTCAGCAAGCTGGGCTGA
- a CDS encoding TetR family transcriptional regulator, protein MSDGANGNGNGVNGSGANGGGATRRRGRPPRTESGATRDRILTTAREEFSERGYEKTSVRGIAKTAGVDPALVHHYFGTKEQVFAAAIEVAFAPAMDAPEAIADGPLDGVGERLTRFIFGVWENPATRTPLLAILRSAVNNETAATVFRRLIAAQLLHRVAAQLNVPDAELRVELAAAQLVGCAMLRYVIRVEPLASADPEQLVARLAPVVQGHLTGP, encoded by the coding sequence GTGAGCGACGGCGCCAACGGGAACGGGAACGGGGTCAACGGGAGCGGCGCCAATGGGGGCGGGGCCACCCGCCGCCGCGGCCGCCCGCCGCGTACGGAGTCCGGGGCCACCCGCGACCGCATCCTCACCACGGCCCGCGAGGAGTTCTCCGAGCGCGGCTACGAGAAGACGTCCGTGCGCGGCATCGCCAAGACCGCGGGCGTGGACCCCGCGCTGGTGCACCACTACTTCGGCACCAAGGAGCAGGTCTTCGCGGCGGCCATCGAGGTCGCCTTCGCGCCCGCCATGGACGCCCCCGAGGCGATCGCCGACGGCCCCCTGGACGGGGTCGGCGAGCGTCTGACCCGCTTCATCTTCGGAGTCTGGGAGAACCCCGCCACCCGCACCCCCCTGCTGGCCATCCTCCGCTCGGCCGTGAACAACGAGACCGCCGCCACCGTCTTCCGCCGGCTGATCGCCGCCCAGCTGCTGCACCGGGTCGCCGCCCAGCTGAACGTCCCGGACGCGGAACTGCGCGTCGAGCTGGCGGCGGCGCAGCTGGTGGGGTGCGCGATGCTCCGCTACGTGATCAGGGTGGAGCCGCTGGCCTCGGCCGACCCGGAGCAGCTCGTCGCCCGCCTGGCACCGGTCGTACAGGGCCACCTCACCGGCCCCTGA
- a CDS encoding sugar phosphate isomerase/epimerase: MAKPSDAVRIQDTKVALSTASVYPESTATAFEIAARLGYDGVEVMVWTDPVSQDIEALRRLSDYHRMPILAVHAPCLLITQRVWSTDPWVKLQRARAAAEKLGASAVVVHPPFRWQRQYARDFVDGIWRMADETDVRFAVENMYPWRYRDREMQAYAPDWDVTKDDYRHFTIDLSHAATSRTDTLDMIDRMSDRLGHVHLADGKGSAKDEHLVPGRGSQPCAAVLERLAHTGFDGHVVIEVNTRRAMSGAEREADLAEALAFTRLHLAQTVSPAPGTAHAARTDHR; the protein is encoded by the coding sequence GTGGCAAAACCAAGCGACGCCGTCCGCATCCAGGACACGAAGGTCGCCCTGTCGACGGCCTCCGTCTACCCGGAGTCGACGGCGACGGCCTTCGAGATCGCCGCCCGCCTCGGTTACGACGGCGTGGAGGTGATGGTCTGGACGGATCCGGTCAGCCAGGACATCGAGGCGCTGCGCAGGCTCAGCGACTACCACCGCATGCCGATACTCGCCGTGCACGCACCGTGTCTGCTCATCACCCAGCGCGTCTGGTCCACCGACCCCTGGGTCAAGCTCCAGCGCGCCCGCGCCGCCGCCGAGAAGCTCGGCGCGTCCGCCGTCGTCGTGCACCCCCCGTTCCGCTGGCAGCGCCAGTACGCGCGGGACTTCGTCGACGGCATCTGGCGGATGGCCGACGAGACGGACGTCCGCTTCGCCGTCGAGAACATGTACCCCTGGCGCTACCGAGACCGCGAGATGCAGGCCTACGCCCCCGACTGGGACGTGACGAAGGACGACTACCGGCACTTCACGATCGACCTCAGCCACGCCGCGACCTCCCGCACCGACACCCTCGACATGATCGACCGCATGAGCGACCGGCTCGGTCACGTCCACCTGGCCGACGGCAAGGGCTCCGCCAAGGACGAGCACCTCGTCCCCGGCCGCGGCAGCCAGCCCTGCGCGGCGGTGCTGGAGCGCCTGGCGCACACCGGCTTCGACGGCCACGTCGTCATCGAGGTCAACACCAGGCGCGCGATGTCCGGCGCCGAACGTGAGGCCGATCTCGCCGAGGCCCTGGCCTTCACCCGCCTGCACCTGGCCCAGACCGTGTCCCCGGCACCGGGGACCGCACACGCGGCGCGGACGGACCACCGGTGA
- a CDS encoding Ppx/GppA phosphatase family protein produces MRLGVLDVGSNTVHLLVVDAHPGARPLPAHSYKVELRLAQLLDEDGAIGPDGVDRLAAVVREALQAAEDKGVEDLLPFATSAVREASNADDVLARVRAETGVELTVLTGAEEARLTFLAARRWFGWSAGRLLVLDIGGGSLEIAYGMDEEPDAAVSLPLGAGRLTAARLPDDPPHPDDVRALRRHVRTEIARTVGEFSRLGAPDHVVATSKTFRQLARIAGAARSAEGLYVQRELKRASLEAWVSRLAAMTSGERAELPGVSEGRAHQLLAGALVAEAAMDLFRVESLEICPWALREGVILRRLDHMGQE; encoded by the coding sequence ATGAGACTCGGTGTCCTCGACGTGGGTTCGAACACGGTGCATCTGCTGGTGGTGGACGCGCACCCCGGCGCCCGCCCGCTGCCCGCCCACTCGTACAAGGTGGAACTGCGCCTCGCCCAGCTCCTCGACGAGGACGGGGCGATCGGCCCCGACGGTGTCGACCGGTTGGCCGCGGTCGTCCGGGAGGCGCTCCAGGCGGCCGAGGACAAGGGCGTCGAGGACCTCCTGCCCTTCGCCACCTCGGCCGTGCGCGAGGCGAGCAACGCCGACGACGTCCTCGCGCGCGTGCGCGCCGAGACCGGCGTCGAGCTGACCGTCCTGACCGGCGCCGAGGAGGCCCGGCTCACCTTCCTCGCCGCCCGCCGCTGGTTCGGCTGGTCCGCGGGCAGGCTGCTGGTCCTCGACATCGGCGGCGGCTCCCTGGAGATCGCGTACGGCATGGACGAGGAACCGGACGCCGCCGTGTCGCTGCCGCTCGGCGCGGGCCGGCTGACCGCGGCCCGGCTGCCCGACGACCCGCCCCACCCGGACGACGTCAGGGCGCTGCGCCGCCACGTCCGTACGGAGATCGCCCGGACGGTCGGCGAGTTCAGCCGCCTCGGCGCCCCCGACCACGTGGTCGCCACCTCGAAGACCTTCCGGCAGCTGGCCCGCATCGCGGGCGCCGCCCGCTCCGCCGAGGGCCTCTACGTCCAGCGCGAGCTGAAGCGTGCCTCGCTGGAGGCCTGGGTGTCCCGCCTGGCCGCCATGACCAGCGGCGAGCGCGCCGAACTCCCCGGCGTGTCCGAGGGCCGGGCGCACCAGCTCCTGGCCGGCGCCCTGGTGGCCGAGGCCGCGATGGACCTCTTCCGCGTGGAGAGCCTGGAGATCTGCCCATGGGCCCTGAGGGAGGGCGTGATCCTGCGGCGCCTCGACCACATGGGCCAGGAATAG